A single window of Montipora capricornis isolate CH-2021 chromosome 14, ASM3666992v2, whole genome shotgun sequence DNA harbors:
- the LOC138033570 gene encoding hatching enzyme 1.2-like — translation MFNGPLTQGKGTQNMSLKLVLTLLCFRFVESRSLGDERNDWSVHGHIVRVNEAQDDSQRRGLGDIPLEEEIVVANGDPYKRPGCELFEGDLCLDPEDEAVVKETDLKRNVILNNAKKLWPRKEVRYSVDHNLKNLRPKINDAIALLQDKTCLTFQEVDQSYTGDHIKMFQGNGCWSKIGRSGGAQSLSLGRGCEYVGVVLHEVMHALGIWHEQSRHDRDKYVEVLWNNIQPGARKNFKKYDHGKVDSLGLPYDFDSVMHYDRYLFSIDGKKPTIIARGRPWVKLGGQLRGTLTKNDIFEINALYDCNP, via the exons ATGTTCAACGGACCGCTAACTCAAGGAAAAGGGACacaaaacatgagtttaaaGTTGGTATTAACTCTTTTGTGCTTTCGTTTTGTGGAGAGTCGGTCTTTAG GGGACGAAAGGAATGATTGGAGTGTTCATGGACATATTGTTCGAGTAAACGAAGCACAGGATGACAGTCAACGAAGGGGCCTGGGTGACATTCCACTTGAAGAGGAAATAGTAGTTGCCAATGGAG ATCCTTACAAAAGACCCGGATGTGAATTGTTCGAGGGGGACTTGTGCCTAGATCCCGAAGACGAAGCTGTTGTCAAGGAAACAGATCTAAAAAGAAATGTCATTCTAAACAACGCAAAAAAGCTCTGGCCAAGAAAGGAAGTCCGCTATTCTGTTGATCATAACTTGA agaattTGCGACCAAAGATAAATGATGCCATCGCTCTATTGCAAGACAAGACCTGCTTAACATTTCAAGAAGTTGATCAATCTTACACAGGCGACCATATCAAGATGTTTCAAGGAAATGG ATGTTGGTCAAAGATTGGACGTTCCGGAGGGGCTCAGTCGCTTTCCCTTGGGAGAGGATGTGAGTACGTTGGTGTTGTTTTGCACGAAGTCATGCATGCCCTTG GAATCTGGCACGAGCAAAGTAGACATGACAGAGATAAATACGTGGAAGTTTTATGGAATAACATTCAGCCAG GTGCAAGAAAAAACTTCAAAAAGTACGACCATGGCAAGGTGGATTCTCTCGGCCTACCATACGACTTTGATTCAGTGATGCATTACGACAGATATTTGTTCTCAATTGATGGTAAGAAGCCAACAATTATCGCACGAGGGCGACCCTGGGTGAAGCTTGGAGGACAACTGCGAGGAACTTTGACGAAAAACGATATTTTTGAGATCAATGCTCTGTATGACTGTAACCCCTAA